The sequence CTTTGGGCTGAGCAATAGAGGACTCAACATAAACACTcctgaaaaaatcagaaaaagcatTTACAATACTTTTAGGACCCACAACAGTGGTATCTTTATAGCTCATTGAACCTGGAATGCGAGAGTTGTTTTGTTTAAGGTGAATGAACCTCCAGAATTGCTTTGGATCACTCCGAATAGCTGACTCAGTCCTGGATATATACTCGTGATAAGCaagatccatttttgtttttactaccCTCCTAGCAGCTCTAAAATCCTCATAAGCAGCAGAGCACCGTGTAtgaagaataattttaataatttcctaatttcATGAGTGTACCACACAGGATATGAGTATTTACTATTAGAGGGTCAAAAACGAGGAACAGctagacaaaaaaattcatGGATTTTGTCATAAAAGGTTTTAACTGCCTCATTAACATCTGACTGGGTGCGTATAAAAGTCCAATCCACATCAGAGATAAGCTGGTAAAGATAGGGAAAATTAGCCCTCCGAAAATTATACTTAGGACTCTCATTGTTGGAGGGGAAATCTGTAACACTCTCGAATTTGACAAGATTCAACGAGATATTAATAGCAGGGTGATATGCATCCTCAGTGACAAGGGGTTGGTCGTCCCTATCCACAGAACACTGGAAGTTGGAGAGAACTAGATCAAGCAAATCATTGTTGCAGTTAGGGGCATTGTTAAATTGAGAGAGATTCAAAAACGCCATAAAATCCCTTAGGCCAGCAAGTTTACTGTTACAATCATAAACATTATCCTGTATAAACCTCATAATAAAATCCcccaacaacaaaatattttggttctGAATTGCCCTAAAAGAGGAAAGATAATCAAAGAGAGACAAGTAATTTTCTAAAGGCGAGTTTGGTGgtatatatataacaaaaatataaacacttgTCTTGTTTACAGACACCCTGCAACCCACAATATCCATAGATGGTAGTATGACCTCCAAGTCCTTCAAATCAACCCTGACAGATGCCAAGTCATGTCTAACAGCAACAAGAACTCCACCTCCTCTTTTAACTCCAAGAGCCTCGAGATTTCGGTCCTTACGATACactaaatagttatttttaaaaagttctcgATCCCGTACACCATCCTGAATCCAAGTCTCAGATACACATATAAGTTGATAATCGCCACCGGACACTGACTTGTAGAATTCGTGTGTTTTGCTATTAAGTCCCCGAACATTCTGGTAAATTGCAGAGATATCCCCGTTGGACAAggctattgttttttttgtttacgatTGTTATCCAAGGACACAATCTTCTGGGATCCATTGGAGTAGACAATTCTCAGACCTGTTTATATAgtctatatttgaataaaaatggaaTCTATTCAAATTCAATCATAAAGTGTGTACCTTACCTAATAATTTAATcctttgtttttgttaagtGACAACATTAATAAAACCTATTGAAATATTTGTGCTACTTATGAAATTATTATCATAGCAGTAATGCAAGAAAtaagtttcaaaataattacaatTGTTGTTTTCACATCAAGAAGGTTATCAGAGCAGAATAATCACCCAAACaaacttaaaacatttttttttatgcttttctaaattatttagtaTCATATTGATGAGAATTCAAGACAGTTAAAAAGCTCTCTGTTTGCCCTCCATACTCTTTCATAGTCATTCTCATTTTTTACTTAATGTATAGTATTGTTCATTTCTAGtgttaaatcttaaattatgttttgatattttatatgtaACATTTTAGTCTGTGATTTTGCatgttatatatttaatttgaaaaacattttcCAACTTTCTATAgggaaaaaaactattttccgCCTTGCAAAATACATCCCACAAGTGAGAAGAAAAGTTGAGGACGAACTAAATGCCATCAACAAAACATTTCAGGAGGATGTAATAAAGAAAACTGCACATCTAGATTATATTGTCGAGCTGCCTGACAAGGGCCTGGAAAGagatgaaataataaaaaaattacatgaaaacCTAAGAATCAATGAGGAAGCTTGGCAGAGTGGCTTGGCATCAGGAGCTGTTTATGCTGACGATAGTAATGTTAAAGATTTGGTCGGAGAGGTCTTTAAGCTGTCTTCTTACACTAATCCTTTGCATCCAGACCTGTTTCCGGGTAATTTTTCCCCAATTTTCTATCAAATGTGTGTTACATTAAAACCCATTTAGGTGTTTGTAAAATGGAAGCAGaagtagttaaaataatttgtaaccTCTTTCATGGGGATGAAAACTCTTGTGGCACCATGACAACTGGAGGCACAGAGTCAATTATGATGGCTTGTAAAGCTTATAGAGATTACGCCAAGGAAACTAGAGGCATTAGGAGACCTGAAATGGTTTGTTTTTAATTCTACTCCGGTAAGCCTTTAATATGGTTTTATTGAAGGTTCTCCCAGTGACTGCTCATTCTGGTTTCGATAAGGCCGGTTTGTACTTAAATATAAGACTTAGGCACATCCCCATTGATCCCAACACCTGTCAAGTTGATATTGAGGCAATGAAAAGGGCTATTAATCGGAATACTGTTATGCTTGTTGGGTCTGCACCTAACTTTCCCTACGGtaagaacatttttataatttgttatgTGATGCATATGGTGTTtacaattttcctttttttaataaaggcaTGTAAAAGTATGATGCAGATCTTTAgaagtttaagtaatatttttttttaaataataactattGGATTGATAGATCATATTTACTGCCATCCCATTGCACTGATCTTAATGCTCTGGATTTCCATTTTTGGGGATTTCATTTCTgtacttaaaataaatcattagttaaGAAACCGAAGCATGGAGGAGTTTTGGCTAATTTGAAGCAAGATTGATTTAAAATAGGGATTGCCATCCTCAAGGGTTTTTGGGATCCCATTTagaacacatttattttttatttacacccAATAACACCGCAGTCCGATGGTTCTCTCTCACTGGCTCTCAGTACTAGAAATCTGCTACTCAGAGGTTATtcaatttgttgtaattttaattatttactgaATGTTTACTGCATATGTGCAACATGTCATTctggaattatttttgttcTGCTATGTAAAGGGACAATTAGTAACTTcctgtaagttttttaatattttgccattttaatctgtattttttgaaattatctaTTACAAAGAATGTTGCTATCTGTCGTATATTAGAGTCGGATGAtagcaagaacacttgccgaaatgcatcacttcTAACATAAGATTTGgtattttatttgtggagaaaagactatCCCTAcaaaacttttcaatattacaTCACTCCACTTCAGAATGTACTTTTCCTTAATAAATAGTATTGTCTTCTAATTTGGATCTAATTTTCGAACAAATTAACCCTGCCGTGGAAAAACATCTTTCAAGTCAAACGTTAATAGAAGATTTATGCCAGGATTGCCACCATTATTCAACAAGTCTatttcttaagaaataataccaggcagtttctttttttacacTGGCTTCTTTAAACGATCTGACTTGACTTGATTTAAAGCATTTTGAGGTGTTTATCTTCCTCGCACTAATGCTTTTTTTACTGGTTTTCCATGCAATGGCGATATTCCACTTCGTAGGCTTATCGAATTTTCCAAATAGCTAAGCTATAGTAATAGCTAAgagtctattaatatttttcctaaCCGCAAATGTAGctatgtattttttgttatttttcaatGATAAATTGCATTGCGATATCTGCTTTTTAAAGTTTCAACTTTACTGGTTCTTCTATTAGAGTTAACTGTTTGATTCAGTATCAATTAAGAAAGGCATTTTTAAATCAACTGTAGCTTTTCATATGCAATTTTCTAATACCTAATATAAAACGCGGTAGCATTTATAAAAAGGCTGCTCCAACGTGTTTGACggtctaaaattaatttaaattccttTTCGTGATCTTGATTCACATAGTTTTGTAACATATCATGTTTCAGAAGtgattttctaaaatgtcttGTATCAGATTTAATTGATTCCGGGATTTTCGAgattgaaataattttagtgGTTCCTGTTTTCCGGGGATTAAACTGTAGAATTCCCGGGATATTCGAATACTTAATTTTGGCCGGGATCCCGAGATTTTCGTGATGGTGATCCCGAATTTgcaatacctattttaaaacattgatttacttgtaatttattatagtaATGTAATAGTATAACAAGATGTTATAAATTACTTgtaacagatttaaaaaaactattgtaAGATAATTTCCTGAGTCACATTGCCATGATTTGTTTCTCTTTAGGTACTGTTGACAACATTGCAGAAATATCAGAGCTGGGCCTCAAATACAACATCCCGGTGCACGTAGACTCTTGCTTAGGCGGCCTATTAACCGTTTTTATGGAAAAAGCGGGATATCCGCCCACCGTAACCGATTTCCGATTAAAAGGGGTGACGAGCATATCGGCTGACACCCATAAATACGGTTTCGCCCCTAAAGGCACCTCTGTAATTTTATACAGAGACCCCAAGTACCGCCACTGTCAATACACCGTAACAACCGACTGGGTTGGGGGAGTCTACGGATCACCAACTGTAAACGGCAGTAGATCTGGTGGCAACATCGCCACCTGCTGGGCGACTTTACTCTACCACGGATTAAATGGTTACGTGGACAGCACCAAGGACATAATTTATACCACGCGTTTTATCGAAAAAGGACTGCGACGTATTAAGGGAATTTTCATATTCGGTCAGCCGGCTACCAGTGTGGTGGCCATCGGGAGTCACGACTTTGACATTTTAAGGTTATCCGACGCGTTGGAGAAACGCGGCTGGAGTTTAAACGTTTTGCAATATCCCTCGGGAATTCATATTTGCATCACTAAGTTACACACCAGAGCAACCATTGCACAGAAATTCTTGGATGATGTTAAAGAGGCGGTCgcggaaattatgaaggatccCTCGGTACCCGTCGAGGGTAAAATGGCTCTCTATGGTACTGCCCAAAAGTTGCCCGATAGGTCTATAGTGGGAGACATTACTAAGTACTTTTTGGATAACATGTATTATGTGCCTAAGCAGAAAACGGTGGAgtataattaatgaatttagtTATTGTTTATGCAAAGTGACCACATTTTCATTGAGAGAAGTGGGATAAAATGAGAATTACAATttagttatataaattttattggaTACAGTCATGTACTTGTACAAAAGTGTATTGGTTACTAAACATTggtaactataaaaatatttgtaaaaagtaatagtcatgatttttaatcaaattaaattttttatacacagttatatttttgattcaagtgaatcatttatttataagtcgcgaaatatttcatataaattggtcaaattatattttacccTTTATATaggttttaaagttttaatgttCAACTGCGTTGTTTCAGCAGTGCGAATTCTACAATTTTCAACATATTTTGATAAGGAATATTGTTCTGTTgaaggaaataataaaatgaatgaaTAACTCCATCCATTTTTTGTCTGTTCCACATTTGCAAACAaacaacatttaattttttcatttgtacCATACATTTTACCAAAGACACCTCATCAAAAAGGTCATTTTCGGAAAATGGTTACTGATATATTCAAAAGGTTAAACTTACCATAAAATCTACTTTTTTAATGTCACCccattacaatttttaatatcttttaactGAACTGTCCATTCTTCTAGAAAAGATATTCTAAGCagctataaaaataatttgacatcTTCAGAAAATCAAGTCGTTTAATGGCATCTTTTTCTTCCAGTCTGTGATGGATTGGAGGGATGATTAGTGATGCCCTTTTGAATAATTAAAGTCGTTCCTTCTggtaaattattgattttatttaacacctccataatttaaatttttcactaATTTTCACACCATTGTGAAATAATGCTGAAAACAGAAGCCAAATTTGTGATGTGTCATTTCCCAAAAAAGAGCTGCAATATTCTTGGACAACGAACTTgtgataaaaattatgattttcataATTTGCATATTTTCTACAGCTGGTAAAAGAGCTAGCCATCGTGTTTTGCTGTAACCAAGTAGGGGAGACCGGGTCACAGTGGCCACCTTTTACTTATTGTTGGCATATTTTTCAGCCCATTTAaggtatttgattttttctttaagggAAATAAAGAACATAGTCTATACTAATAacgcaaaatatatttaaaaaaaaataaacattttaatccGCCTTGATTTTTGGCCACTGTACCCCGCACCAGGGGTAGAGTGGCCATGACATTGGGGCACACTGGTCACTAACAAAGAAATACAggttaaaactaatatttagggAAGATTACATTATATTGTATCCACTAAAGTCAACACCGAACTTATAAGTTGTACGTAATCTGGAAGTACCACCATAATCTAAAGGGGCTGGTAAAATCGAAACAATATCAAAAACTGGGACTGATGCCTCATCTTTCActtgaggaaaaaaaaacttattgccTTTCTTCCTTAAGAAATTAACTTTATATTCGTCGCGTTCAATATCTTCGACTTGGCCCACATAGAACCTTATTGTCTTTTTAGTTGCAAACCGAACCAACAAATAGCACTTAACATGTATATTGTCCAAATTTTCATCCAGTTCAACAATGTCTTCATCTGATTCAAAAATCTCTTCGTCGGAAGTATGGCTCTCGGCTAAGTCTGATAATTCACCCTCACTTTCACTGCTGGATGGCATTagtttcattatatttttcttacctGTTACAGTGTTATCTTgtttattctgtttttgtttCAAACTCTCCTTTCgacatttttctatatattctGTTCATTACAGGTGTGCTTGTCAATatctctgcttcttttttttacGTCCGGTTTTTCGTTCTTTAATGTCATTAACTTTTGGATATGGTCGTAAATTTTCAGGAGAGATTAAAGGTAATCTAGACTCATTTTGATTCACTAATGTAtcatttttcaaaggaattgaATTACAAGAGCTGGTGGTCGGGATGACCTGATTTAACGGGGTGTTTGGTCTCACTGTCTTCTCAGGTTCTATATGTGAAGTTTGGTTCTTTGGTTTTTCTGGCTTATCTGTGACTTCTGCTGCTACATACTCAGCATCTCCATATAGAAACTTGTTAAGGGGAATATTTCTGTACTAGCAAAACCAGATATGCAATTTTTGTGTGAAAAGGCAAGAGGATAAGCAACGCCTAAAAGTTCGGCTATTTCGTATATAGTGGTACGCTTTCCGGGATTATTAGCCAGCCAAGATTTACAAgcattattataatatgtttttagTGGTCCATACACACATTTATCCAGAGGCTGCAATTTATGGCTTG comes from Anthonomus grandis grandis chromosome 4, icAntGran1.3, whole genome shotgun sequence and encodes:
- the LOC126735128 gene encoding sphingosine-1-phosphate lyase; this translates as MDTVRAVLDLLKSGINITFSGKEPWQIVSITTSSVLFIVWLYDFLDRDESLSVRGKKTIFRLAKYIPQVRRKVEDELNAINKTFQEDVIKKTAHLDYIVELPDKGLERDEIIKKLHENLRINEEAWQSGLASGAVYADDSNVKDLVGEVFKLSSYTNPLHPDLFPGVCKMEAEVVKIICNLFHGDENSCGTMTTGGTESIMMACKAYRDYAKETRGIRRPEMVLPVTAHSGFDKAGLYLNIRLRHIPIDPNTCQVDIEAMKRAINRNTVMLVGSAPNFPYGTVDNIAEISELGLKYNIPVHVDSCLGGLLTVFMEKAGYPPTVTDFRLKGVTSISADTHKYGFAPKGTSVILYRDPKYRHCQYTVTTDWVGGVYGSPTVNGSRSGGNIATCWATLLYHGLNGYVDSTKDIIYTTRFIEKGLRRIKGIFIFGQPATSVVAIGSHDFDILRLSDALEKRGWSLNVLQYPSGIHICITKLHTRATIAQKFLDDVKEAVAEIMKDPSVPVEGKMALYGTAQKLPDRSIVGDITKYFLDNMYYVPKQKTVEYN